Proteins encoded within one genomic window of Solibaculum mannosilyticum:
- a CDS encoding glycosyltransferase — translation MRIALFVETYLPYINGVVTHIKVLKDGLTALGHEVLIVTADPHAKHHYIEDGVLHCPAHPLKQLYGYGLAKPISRVRMRYLKQFNPDVLHMHQEFSVGFFSTMAAKKLHKPLVYTLHTMYDEYLFYVAPKPFVPAARKISHQYTRHLAKRASAVTSPSRKADEYFKECRVKKKVEVIPNSIDYEAFDPANTSPEKRQALREKMGIREGDTSLIFLGRLGKEKSVDLLLDYLAEQFPDEDRLRLVVVGDGPETDALKQQAKRLGLDHRVTFTGSVDHSEVPAYFSACDIYVSASLTEMMSISMLEGMASGLPVVLRYDPLNASQIEEGVNGYNYKTPEEMASIIRNLMNLSQEEKDAMRVRVRESVRNAGAINLAKYMLSIYSRVTGIPVEEEKK, via the coding sequence ATGAGAATCGCATTGTTTGTTGAAACCTATTTGCCGTATATCAATGGCGTAGTGACTCATATTAAAGTGCTCAAGGACGGCTTGACCGCCTTGGGGCATGAGGTTTTGATCGTTACTGCCGATCCCCATGCAAAGCATCACTATATTGAGGATGGTGTTTTACATTGTCCCGCCCATCCGCTCAAACAGCTCTATGGCTATGGCCTGGCAAAACCCATCAGCCGGGTCCGTATGCGTTATCTCAAGCAGTTTAATCCCGATGTCCTGCACATGCACCAGGAATTCAGCGTGGGCTTTTTCTCCACTATGGCGGCCAAAAAACTCCATAAGCCGCTGGTGTACACGCTGCATACTATGTACGACGAGTATCTTTTCTATGTAGCGCCCAAGCCCTTTGTACCCGCCGCCCGTAAAATTTCCCATCAGTACACCCGTCATTTGGCAAAACGGGCTTCGGCTGTCACCAGCCCTTCCCGCAAGGCCGACGAGTATTTTAAAGAATGCCGCGTCAAGAAAAAGGTGGAGGTCATCCCCAACAGCATCGATTACGAAGCCTTTGATCCCGCCAATACCTCTCCTGAAAAACGTCAGGCGCTGCGGGAAAAAATGGGCATCCGGGAAGGCGATACCTCCTTGATCTTCCTCGGCCGTCTGGGCAAAGAAAAGAGTGTGGATCTCCTTCTCGATTACTTGGCCGAACAGTTCCCGGATGAGGATCGTCTCCGTCTGGTGGTGGTGGGCGACGGCCCGGAGACCGACGCTCTCAAGCAGCAGGCAAAGCGGCTAGGGCTTGACCATCGCGTTACATTTACCGGCAGTGTGGATCATTCTGAAGTCCCGGCCTATTTTTCGGCCTGCGATATTTATGTTTCGGCTTCTCTTACCGAAATGATGTCTATCTCCATGCTGGAGGGGATGGCTTCCGGATTGCCGGTGGTTTTGCGGTATGATCCCCTCAACGCTTCCCAGATCGAAGAAGGCGTCAATGGATACAACTACAAGACGCCTGAAGAGATGGCTTCCATCATCCGGAATCTCATGAATCTGAGCCAAGAGGAGAAGGATGCTATGAGGGTACGGGTGCGGGAAAGCGTCCGCAATGCCGGGGCCATCAATTTGGCGAAATATATGCTGAGTATTTATTCCCGCGTCACCGGTATCCCTGTGGAAGAAGAAAAAAAATAA